A genome region from Pseudanabaena sp. Chao 1811 includes the following:
- a CDS encoding translocation/assembly module TamB domain-containing protein — translation MGQAQLPPQEPANSTLARNLGRVGVGLAISLTASSLGAFWYGRYFLNERLSPLLEVELTKALKRPLQLGKVERVGMSSIRFGKSIVPPTDKESNFLAVEAIEVKVDPWTYLTRRQIGLDAIVEQPQVFLKQDVTGFLQLPKITPPERPTQEGFIDLRTITFTDAQITIQSIAKGELISLSQVQIDSNWKIVDLNNQSVQMNGKGHVTLPNLAAIATPPNPEQLKKAIETANTEKDGSRGSVSFGVDWDLTKGQGTVDIQSPNLQVAAVQGFAVNSPIEIQQGLLDFEAKVAILAGKESPNISLTAQLSEGAIKVPQLAKSITEIGGKVSFDGATATLTEFYAQYGLLKGIVTGTFNQQKGFNLDFSTAALDLAKGIESFGVKTPVAIAGEIKVGGKLTGTLQKPSLSLNITTPKNVSFDRIKVDRFLATIELKDINTVLIKKVQAASTGATLTGEGQIKLPQKDKPAEILFNSSLVGVAEEFTNLYGAKLPVTIGQVTSSLQITGNLNNPQVLAQIEAPNATYPARGEVFVDDGLATIRNARVRFPIGEVGLAGTYNIASGAWKTQLNSNGIPLAAFIPNQKGILQGLINLRSDRGSFSLADIIGDASIQLPQGLTELPDAIAANLTWDGKNLLIPSLQVGNYLTANGKIDLAFPNNSPNQLPTGIAGINLDMISRNVSISRLASLSSAISPQASGLLNFRGNLSGAIDQLKIAGSLQLDDVNLASLGSGLAKQGLVAPSRGSLNFNGSVNGYLSDPRLVGNLRIAALKVNQVELDSLNFNGVLDGISQVPQATGDLLLAGLRVDKLAFDPRLEGKVNFNANQGVNVDLRGNRDRIAARLDSSFRPIDFTVNLGEATARGRRLENNPNRLQVAVANLPLPLIASFTGQNDLSGKISSNLTVDFSNNPSASGEVIVERPRFGRFIAERAVAKVAYADGVFAVRDGNLSVRQGESTNEYKFSLTYNPALDDPLAGVVEIAQGRMQDVFATLQWANVVDATQIFSLTKTRAADLQPLEAIKLLGEPLYKQLQYLTQIELRQEQQETANSSRNFNLPPLTDFRGDIKGKVTFGFNKRRGIRLGFDLVGKKFEYGKFAIDDVKVVGRYFNGVFSIANANFQSDKSYGKITKARLRLAPASNPLLRVREQSGEIELKDFPIESLRPLPFFSAIPVDLTGKINGNLSITGTNLFDTKVVGKLSLTDGTVNRQPIEFIAVQFNYDKLNVNFNANMKTSGKEAVVASGNVGVFGNFNVKLNVKNEGIAFINIFNQPVRWVDGQGNINITASGTFKDPKIAGKITVDNAKVKIAGLPGDFTEVQGDIAFTSDRLISNITSNFSEGKLALKGILPISNPNLLKPDTPEYQQALTINADKLKLNIRDISSDNFNSRVIILGSLLTPKITGEVLLGDGRVVIGNDADPNSAANASANSDVPDVAFERLAVKLQNMQVTRFPIFNFLGEGTLIVNGTLQRPEPEGRVKITRGQFNAISARFRLDRSYENFVDFKPAQGLNPSLNVRVSGAVAEVTRVPINSNRPNDLFSPNEVPVSNLGAQRTLQVQASVTGTALAPDIRLSSSPPRSQAEIIALIGGGVLQKQGASDPAAALANFAGSTVLNFLQDAIGDALNLAEFNLSPVTTNTSGSSRTGTLGLSAEAVINVSNSFSVALQRIINDSTQPTNFSVRYRVDPNILLRGNYGSDGNKGISIEYENRF, via the coding sequence GTGGGACAGGCTCAACTACCACCGCAGGAACCAGCCAACTCTACACTCGCCAGAAACCTTGGGCGCGTAGGTGTTGGACTAGCGATCTCATTAACGGCAAGCAGCTTAGGAGCTTTTTGGTATGGACGCTATTTTCTGAATGAGCGGCTATCACCTTTGTTAGAGGTGGAGTTAACCAAAGCCCTCAAACGCCCTTTACAGCTTGGCAAAGTCGAGCGAGTGGGCATGTCTAGCATCAGGTTTGGTAAGTCGATAGTGCCGCCAACCGATAAGGAGTCCAATTTTCTAGCCGTTGAAGCCATTGAAGTTAAGGTTGATCCTTGGACTTATCTCACCCGTCGCCAAATTGGATTAGATGCGATCGTTGAACAGCCACAGGTATTTCTGAAGCAGGACGTTACAGGTTTCCTGCAATTACCAAAAATCACACCACCCGAACGCCCCACCCAAGAGGGCTTTATCGATTTACGGACAATTACCTTCACCGATGCCCAGATCACGATCCAGTCGATCGCTAAGGGTGAATTGATTTCCCTAAGTCAAGTCCAGATCGATAGCAATTGGAAAATCGTCGATCTCAATAATCAAAGTGTACAAATGAACGGTAAAGGACATGTGACTTTACCAAATCTTGCCGCGATCGCTACGCCACCAAATCCTGAGCAATTAAAAAAGGCGATCGAAACTGCTAACACAGAAAAAGATGGCAGCAGAGGGAGTGTCTCTTTTGGTGTTGATTGGGACTTGACCAAAGGACAAGGTACAGTCGATATCCAATCTCCGAATCTACAAGTCGCCGCAGTCCAAGGATTTGCCGTAAATTCACCCATTGAAATTCAGCAAGGTTTACTTGATTTTGAAGCAAAAGTTGCCATACTTGCAGGCAAAGAGTCTCCTAACATATCCCTAACAGCCCAGCTCAGTGAAGGTGCAATTAAAGTTCCACAATTAGCCAAGTCAATTACCGAAATTGGTGGCAAAGTTAGCTTTGATGGCGCAACGGCTACTTTAACGGAGTTTTATGCTCAATATGGGTTACTAAAGGGAATCGTTACTGGCACGTTTAATCAACAAAAGGGCTTTAATCTCGATTTTTCCACGGCAGCGCTCGATTTAGCTAAAGGCATCGAGAGCTTCGGAGTCAAAACTCCTGTAGCGATCGCAGGGGAGATTAAGGTTGGTGGGAAGCTGACAGGAACTCTCCAAAAGCCTTCCCTGAGCTTAAATATCACTACACCTAAGAATGTTAGCTTTGATCGCATAAAAGTTGATCGCTTTCTTGCCACGATTGAACTGAAGGATATAAATACAGTACTGATCAAGAAAGTTCAAGCAGCTTCCACAGGCGCAACCTTGACAGGCGAAGGACAAATTAAACTGCCACAAAAAGATAAACCTGCGGAAATTTTATTTAATTCTAGTTTGGTGGGTGTTGCCGAAGAATTTACGAATCTCTATGGGGCAAAGCTGCCAGTAACAATCGGACAAGTAACCAGTTCTCTACAAATTACTGGCAATCTCAATAATCCTCAAGTTCTCGCCCAGATTGAAGCTCCCAATGCGACCTATCCCGCCCGTGGCGAGGTATTTGTCGATGATGGCTTAGCGACGATTCGTAATGCCAGAGTTCGGTTTCCCATTGGTGAGGTAGGACTAGCAGGTACTTATAACATCGCCAGTGGCGCATGGAAAACACAGCTAAATAGTAATGGCATTCCCCTAGCCGCTTTCATCCCCAATCAAAAAGGGATTCTCCAAGGCTTAATTAATCTACGAAGCGATCGCGGTAGTTTTTCCTTGGCTGATATCATTGGCGATGCCTCGATCCAGCTACCACAGGGACTCACTGAACTTCCCGATGCGATCGCTGCTAATCTCACATGGGATGGCAAAAATCTGCTAATCCCTTCCCTGCAAGTTGGCAATTATTTAACCGCAAATGGCAAGATCGATCTTGCTTTCCCCAATAATTCGCCCAATCAACTACCCACGGGGATTGCAGGAATTAATCTTGACATGATTTCGCGCAATGTCAGTATTAGTCGCCTAGCCTCTCTCTCTAGTGCCATATCTCCACAGGCATCGGGACTGTTGAACTTTCGTGGCAATCTATCGGGGGCGATCGATCAGCTAAAAATTGCTGGTTCCCTGCAACTAGATGATGTTAATCTGGCTTCTCTTGGTTCAGGATTAGCCAAACAAGGATTAGTAGCACCGTCTAGAGGATCTCTCAATTTTAATGGTTCCGTTAATGGCTATTTGTCCGATCCTCGACTAGTTGGCAATTTACGCATAGCGGCTCTAAAGGTCAATCAAGTAGAACTTGATAGCCTCAACTTTAATGGTGTTCTCGATGGAATTAGTCAGGTTCCCCAAGCTACTGGCGATCTCCTCTTAGCAGGTTTGAGAGTGGATAAACTTGCCTTCGATCCGCGTTTAGAAGGCAAAGTGAACTTTAATGCGAATCAAGGCGTAAATGTTGATCTGCGTGGCAATCGCGATCGCATTGCCGCAAGACTCGATTCCTCTTTTCGACCCATTGACTTCACTGTGAATTTGGGTGAAGCCACAGCCCGTGGTAGACGTTTAGAGAACAATCCCAATCGCTTACAAGTAGCCGTTGCCAATTTGCCCCTCCCCCTCATTGCCTCCTTTACGGGACAAAATGATCTTAGTGGCAAGATTTCCAGCAATCTCACCGTAGATTTTAGTAATAATCCCAGTGCCAGTGGCGAAGTTATAGTGGAACGTCCCAGATTCGGGCGTTTTATCGCAGAACGAGCCGTAGCCAAAGTAGCCTATGCCGATGGGGTGTTTGCGGTGCGTGACGGCAATTTGAGTGTACGTCAAGGTGAATCCACTAATGAATACAAGTTCAGCTTGACCTACAATCCCGCTCTTGATGATCCGCTTGCTGGGGTTGTCGAAATTGCCCAAGGGAGAATGCAGGATGTATTTGCGACTCTGCAATGGGCAAACGTCGTTGATGCCACTCAGATATTTAGTTTAACGAAGACCAGAGCCGCAGATTTACAACCTCTAGAAGCCATTAAACTATTAGGTGAACCTCTCTACAAGCAGTTACAATATCTCACCCAAATTGAACTTCGCCAAGAACAGCAGGAAACTGCCAACTCATCTCGCAACTTCAATTTACCGCCCCTAACCGATTTTCGTGGTGATATCAAAGGCAAAGTTACCTTTGGCTTTAATAAACGCCGAGGCATTCGCTTAGGCTTTGACCTCGTTGGCAAAAAATTTGAATATGGGAAGTTTGCCATTGATGATGTCAAAGTGGTGGGACGTTATTTTAATGGTGTGTTTTCGATCGCCAATGCCAACTTCCAGTCCGACAAGAGCTATGGCAAAATCACCAAAGCTCGGCTCAGACTTGCTCCTGCCTCTAATCCCTTACTGCGTGTCCGTGAGCAAAGTGGCGAAATTGAGCTGAAGGATTTCCCCATTGAGTCTCTGCGTCCATTGCCATTCTTTAGTGCTATTCCCGTTGATTTGACAGGTAAAATCAACGGCAATCTCTCCATTACGGGAACAAATCTTTTTGATACTAAAGTTGTTGGCAAACTAAGTTTGACCGATGGTACGGTTAATCGCCAACCGATTGAATTTATTGCCGTTCAATTTAACTATGACAAATTAAATGTCAACTTCAACGCAAATATGAAGACTTCAGGCAAAGAGGCCGTCGTCGCTTCGGGTAATGTTGGTGTTTTTGGTAACTTCAATGTGAAATTGAATGTCAAGAATGAAGGAATTGCCTTTATCAATATCTTTAATCAACCTGTACGATGGGTTGATGGTCAGGGCAATATTAACATCACGGCAAGTGGAACCTTTAAAGATCCCAAGATTGCAGGAAAAATCACCGTCGATAATGCCAAAGTCAAAATTGCAGGCTTACCGGGGGACTTTACGGAAGTGCAAGGGGACATTGCTTTTACTAGCGATCGCCTAATTAGCAACATCACCAGCAACTTTAGTGAAGGGAAATTAGCGTTAAAGGGAATTCTGCCCATTAGCAACCCCAATCTCCTCAAACCCGATACTCCTGAATATCAACAAGCCCTAACGATTAATGCCGATAAGTTGAAATTAAATATTCGTGACATTAGCTCCGATAACTTCAATAGTCGGGTGATCATCCTTGGCTCACTACTAACACCGAAAATCACGGGCGAAGTGCTGCTAGGTGATGGCAGAGTAGTTATTGGCAATGATGCCGACCCCAATAGTGCCGCTAATGCTAGTGCGAACAGTGATGTGCCTGATGTCGCCTTTGAGCGCCTTGCGGTTAAATTACAAAATATGCAGGTAACGCGCTTCCCTATCTTTAACTTCCTTGGTGAAGGCACTCTGATTGTCAATGGAACCCTACAAAGACCAGAACCAGAGGGCAGAGTTAAAATCACCCGTGGTCAGTTCAACGCGATTTCGGCAAGATTCCGTCTCGATCGCTCCTACGAAAACTTTGTAGACTTTAAACCCGCGCAAGGTCTAAACCCTAGCCTCAATGTCCGAGTTTCGGGAGCTGTAGCCGAGGTCACACGTGTCCCGATCAACTCTAATCGTCCCAATGATTTGTTTAGTCCTAACGAAGTCCCTGTTAGCAATTTGGGCGCACAGCGCACCCTACAAGTCCAAGCCAGTGTGACGGGTACTGCCCTCGCACCCGATATTCGCCTATCTAGTAGTCCACCTCGTAGTCAAGCGGAAATTATTGCGCTCATTGGTGGTGGCGTATTACAAAAACAAGGAGCTTCCGATCCTGCTGCGGCCCTTGCTAACTTTGCAGGTAGTACCGTATTAAACTTTTTACAAGATGCGATCGGTGATGCACTCAATCTTGCTGAGTTTAACCTTAGTCCTGTCACGACCAATACCTCAGGTAGTAGTAGAACAGGAACACTTGGTCTATCGGCTGAAGCTGTCATCAATGTCAGTAATAGTTTTTCAGTGGCTCTACAACGGATTATCAACGATTCCACTCAACCAACTAATTTCTCGGTTCGTTATCGTGTTGATCCAAACATTTTGTTGCGCGGTAACTACGGATCTGACGGAAATAAAGGGATTTCCATTGAATACGAGAATCGGTTTTAA
- the rppA gene encoding two-component system response regulator RppA, with product MRILLVDDEEELAEPLQRVLTNQGYVVDSANSGDRGWELAQVGEYDLLILDWMMPEKSGIEICRDLRQKGDSTPVLMLTAKDTLDDRVTGLDSGADDYLVKPFELRELLARVRALLRRVPTAIATTSETARLSYGDLELDRENQLVYRDQVAIALTEREYQLLEYFLLHPNQLLSHEQISQYIWKEGEDLPTSNALAAQIKLLRRKIDRDRQISLINTVYGKGYRFG from the coding sequence ATGCGAATCTTGTTGGTGGATGATGAGGAAGAATTGGCGGAACCTTTGCAGAGGGTTTTGACCAATCAGGGCTATGTGGTGGATAGTGCCAATAGTGGTGATCGCGGTTGGGAGTTGGCACAGGTTGGCGAATACGATCTGCTGATTTTGGACTGGATGATGCCAGAAAAATCAGGTATTGAGATATGTAGAGATTTGCGCCAAAAAGGAGATAGCACCCCAGTTCTGATGCTTACCGCCAAAGATACCCTCGACGATCGCGTGACGGGTTTAGATAGCGGAGCTGATGACTATTTGGTCAAACCCTTTGAATTGCGAGAATTATTAGCTAGAGTCAGAGCTTTGTTGCGCCGCGTCCCAACTGCGATCGCTACAACCAGTGAAACTGCTCGGTTGAGCTATGGGGATTTAGAACTCGATCGCGAAAATCAATTAGTCTATCGAGATCAGGTGGCGATCGCTTTAACCGAAAGAGAATATCAACTTTTAGAATATTTCCTGCTCCATCCCAATCAGTTGCTAAGTCATGAGCAGATTTCGCAATATATATGGAAAGAAGGTGAAGATTTGCCCACTAGTAATGCCCTCGCCGCCCAAATAAAGTTACTACGTCGCAAAATTGATCGCGATCGGCAAATCTCTCTGATTAATACGGTATATGGTAAGGGCTATCGTTTTGGTTAA
- the gcvP gene encoding aminomethyl-transferring glycine dehydrogenase, producing MLEPSLTVTTPDSSIAETTETKELRVPAFSNHAQHNDYLADCLSDDVLAPTDSFVRRHIGATSTEIQQMLIAIGCDSLDEMIDKTVPTAIRIKQPLQLGEARGEYELLQELKAIASKNQVWRSYIGTGYYNCITPPIIQRNILENPGWYTQYTPYQAEIAQGRLEALLNFQTMIIDLTGLEIANASLLDEGTAAAEAMTMAAGIAKNKGNKFFVSSDCHPQTIAVVKTRAIPLGIEVVIAKHDKLEFDKNYFGALLQYPASDGAIYDYTDVIAQIHTQGGLAIIAADLLALTLIKSPAELGADIAIGSAQRFGVPFGYGGPHAAYMATKEAYKRQMPGRLVGVSKDVHGRPALRLALQTREQHIRRDKATSNICTAQVLLAIMASMYAVYHGAEGLKRIAQRVNLLTASLAQAIADLGHTVTHQAFFDTIRIEPKGISSDEIKARAAAKQINLRYLADNAIAISLDETVSKQDLLDLISIFSEDQLRITNYELRASDSQFVIPNSLIRNSPYLTHPTFNSYHSESELLRYIYRLQSKDLSLTTSMIPLGSCTMKLNATSEMLPVTWAEFGNIHPFVPLEQTQGYQILFQQLEAWLAEITGFAGVSLQPNAGSQGEYAGLLTIRAYHQHRGQTNRHICLIPTSAHGTNPASAVMAGMKVVTVNCDREGNIDVADLKAKAERYQHELAALMVTYPSTHGVFEESIKDICDIVHYYGGQVYMDGANMNAQVGLCRPGDIGADVCHLNLHKTFCIPHGGGGPGMGPICVASQLVPFLPKHPLAEVAEPNAISAAPWGSASILTISWVYIALMGAKGLKLATEVAILNANYMAQRLAPHYPILYTGKNGLVAHECIIDLHDCKNIAGIEVDDIAKRLMDYGFHAPTVSWPVAGTMMIEPTESESKAELDRFCDAMIAIKQEVNAIASGDLDRLDNPLKNAPHTAESLLADDWDHAYSRHQAAYPAPWLKEHKFWVSVGRIDNAFGDRNFVCSCLPIEAYEA from the coding sequence ATGTTGGAACCTTCGCTTACCGTGACAACCCCAGATTCTTCGATCGCAGAAACCACAGAAACCAAAGAATTGAGGGTTCCAGCCTTTTCAAATCATGCTCAGCATAATGACTATCTAGCAGATTGCCTCAGTGATGATGTACTAGCACCCACTGATAGCTTTGTTCGTCGTCACATTGGCGCAACATCCACAGAAATTCAGCAGATGCTCATAGCGATCGGTTGTGACTCTCTCGATGAAATGATTGATAAGACCGTGCCTACGGCGATCAGAATCAAGCAGCCATTGCAATTAGGGGAAGCGCGCGGGGAATATGAACTATTACAAGAATTGAAGGCGATCGCCTCGAAAAACCAAGTTTGGCGATCGTATATCGGTACGGGCTATTACAACTGCATCACACCACCGATTATTCAACGCAATATTTTGGAAAATCCGGGGTGGTATACGCAATATACTCCTTATCAAGCCGAGATTGCTCAAGGTCGCTTGGAAGCTTTGCTCAATTTCCAAACCATGATTATTGATTTAACAGGCTTAGAGATTGCCAATGCTTCACTTTTAGATGAAGGAACAGCGGCGGCAGAAGCGATGACGATGGCGGCAGGGATTGCTAAGAACAAGGGAAATAAGTTCTTTGTATCCAGTGATTGTCATCCCCAAACGATCGCTGTCGTCAAAACTCGTGCGATTCCCTTGGGAATTGAAGTAGTGATTGCTAAGCATGACAAATTGGAATTTGATAAGAATTATTTTGGTGCATTGCTGCAATATCCTGCTAGCGATGGCGCAATTTATGACTACACCGATGTGATTGCTCAGATTCATACTCAAGGCGGTTTAGCGATTATTGCTGCTGATTTATTAGCGCTTACATTGATTAAATCTCCTGCTGAGTTGGGAGCAGATATTGCGATCGGTAGCGCCCAGAGATTTGGCGTTCCCTTTGGTTATGGTGGTCCTCACGCTGCTTATATGGCAACTAAGGAAGCCTACAAGCGACAAATGCCCGGACGCTTAGTGGGAGTTTCCAAGGATGTGCATGGTCGTCCTGCACTGCGTTTAGCATTGCAAACCCGCGAGCAACATATCCGTCGCGATAAGGCAACCAGTAACATTTGTACGGCGCAAGTATTGCTGGCGATCATGGCGAGTATGTATGCGGTTTATCACGGTGCAGAGGGATTAAAACGGATTGCTCAGCGAGTTAATCTTTTAACTGCAAGTCTTGCCCAAGCGATCGCCGATCTTGGTCATACAGTTACGCATCAAGCTTTCTTCGATACGATTCGCATTGAGCCAAAGGGCATTTCTAGCGACGAGATTAAAGCTAGAGCCGCCGCTAAACAAATTAATTTACGGTATTTAGCAGATAATGCGATCGCCATCAGTCTCGATGAAACCGTCTCTAAACAGGATTTGCTTGATCTGATTTCTATATTCTCTGAAGATCAATTACGAATTACGAATTACGAATTACGAGCTTCTGATTCTCAATTCGTAATTCCCAATTCCCTAATTCGTAATTCTCCCTATCTCACCCATCCTACATTCAATTCCTATCATTCTGAATCAGAACTACTACGCTATATTTATCGTCTCCAATCGAAAGATTTATCGCTGACTACATCGATGATTCCCCTTGGTTCCTGTACGATGAAGCTCAATGCCACTTCTGAGATGCTTCCTGTGACATGGGCAGAATTTGGCAATATTCATCCCTTTGTGCCATTGGAGCAAACCCAAGGCTATCAGATTCTGTTTCAACAATTGGAAGCTTGGCTTGCGGAAATCACAGGCTTTGCGGGTGTATCTTTGCAACCGAACGCAGGGTCTCAGGGGGAATATGCAGGGTTACTCACAATTCGAGCCTACCATCAACATCGCGGACAAACCAATCGCCATATTTGCTTAATTCCCACCTCGGCACATGGTACTAATCCTGCAAGTGCAGTTATGGCAGGGATGAAGGTGGTAACCGTAAATTGCGATCGCGAAGGAAATATTGATGTTGCTGACCTCAAAGCAAAGGCGGAGAGGTATCAGCATGAACTCGCGGCTCTGATGGTGACTTATCCTTCTACTCATGGTGTATTTGAGGAATCAATTAAGGATATTTGCGATATCGTTCACTATTACGGTGGACAGGTATATATGGATGGCGCGAATATGAATGCTCAAGTCGGTCTCTGTCGTCCAGGAGATATCGGTGCGGATGTCTGCCATTTGAATCTGCACAAGACTTTCTGCATTCCTCATGGTGGTGGTGGTCCGGGGATGGGCCCCATTTGTGTGGCTTCGCAGTTAGTTCCATTTTTACCAAAGCATCCTTTGGCAGAAGTTGCAGAACCAAATGCAATCTCGGCAGCACCTTGGGGTAGTGCGAGTATTCTCACGATCTCATGGGTATATATTGCTTTGATGGGCGCGAAAGGATTGAAACTGGCGACCGAAGTGGCGATTCTCAATGCCAACTATATGGCTCAACGCCTTGCGCCCCACTATCCGATTCTCTATACAGGCAAAAATGGCTTAGTTGCCCATGAATGTATTATTGACCTCCATGATTGTAAGAATATTGCAGGAATCGAGGTGGATGATATTGCTAAGCGTTTGATGGACTATGGTTTCCATGCGCCGACGGTTTCTTGGCCAGTGGCAGGAACGATGATGATCGAACCTACGGAAAGTGAATCCAAAGCGGAACTCGATCGCTTCTGTGATGCGATGATTGCAATTAAGCAAGAGGTAAATGCGATCGCCTCTGGTGATCTCGACAGGCTGGACAATCCGCTTAAAAATGCACCACACACTGCCGAAAGTTTGCTTGCCGATGACTGGGATCATGCCTATAGTCGCCATCAAGCCGCCTATCCTGCCCCTTGGCTGAAGGAGCATAAATTCTGGGTAAGCGTGGGACGCATTGATAATGCTTTTGGCGATCGCAATTTTGTTTGCTCTTGCCTACCCATAGAAGCCTACGAAGCTTAG
- a CDS encoding DegT/DnrJ/EryC1/StrS family aminotransferase, protein MVKSKKLVSLRAIAMKVYPRIDLDISIKDLSLSLISSFTWSDRAKIIAQIQSHWHTPKEVLVTLCVRTSFDLLLQALCLPAGSEVMMSAVNIVHMEEIVKKHNLIPVPIDIDLETLAPSLELFESSISPRSRLFVVAHLFGAIASLDSYVEICKSHNILLVEDCAQAFDGLHYLGHPDADISLFSFGSIKSCTALGGSITIVQDQGLVQKMRDIEQSYPVKTDSWFFKRLLKYLCLKALSTPLAFGMLIACLDLLKIDANNFISALTRGFQQGDIQAQLRYRPPNGMLKLLQHRLEHLDASHYEQRSQVARDFLNLLENSVASIGKDAMRHSYWVVPLMMENPEMLMRKLRKAGFDSTTGTTSLKSLAKEAVFATKLMNSVLYLPIYTSVPSEELTRLAQLINLNK, encoded by the coding sequence ATGGTCAAGAGCAAAAAATTAGTTTCCTTGAGAGCGATCGCCATGAAAGTATATCCACGCATTGACTTAGATATCTCTATTAAGGATTTAAGTTTAAGCCTAATTTCTTCCTTTACATGGTCTGATCGAGCGAAAATAATTGCTCAGATTCAATCTCATTGGCATACACCGAAAGAGGTCTTGGTCACACTTTGCGTCAGAACTTCTTTCGATCTACTACTTCAAGCTTTATGCTTGCCTGCTGGCTCAGAAGTTATGATGAGTGCTGTGAATATCGTTCATATGGAAGAAATTGTCAAAAAGCATAATTTGATTCCTGTTCCCATAGATATTGACTTAGAGACCCTTGCACCATCCTTAGAACTGTTCGAGTCATCCATTTCTCCGCGCAGTCGATTATTTGTTGTGGCGCATCTATTTGGTGCGATCGCATCACTTGATAGCTATGTAGAGATATGCAAGAGCCATAATATTTTGCTTGTAGAAGACTGCGCTCAAGCTTTTGATGGACTCCATTATCTTGGACATCCTGATGCAGATATTAGTCTTTTTAGTTTTGGTTCGATCAAATCCTGTACAGCTTTAGGTGGTTCGATCACCATAGTCCAAGATCAAGGTTTGGTCCAGAAAATGCGTGATATCGAGCAAAGCTATCCAGTTAAAACTGATTCTTGGTTCTTTAAAAGACTTCTCAAATATCTCTGTCTTAAAGCACTTTCGACTCCTTTAGCCTTTGGAATGCTGATCGCTTGTTTAGATTTGCTAAAAATAGATGCCAATAATTTTATTAGTGCGCTAACTCGTGGGTTTCAGCAAGGAGATATTCAGGCTCAGTTACGATATCGACCTCCCAATGGAATGCTCAAGCTCTTACAACATCGGTTAGAGCATCTTGATGCTTCCCACTATGAACAGCGATCGCAGGTTGCTAGAGACTTTCTTAATTTATTGGAGAATTCGGTTGCAAGTATTGGGAAAGATGCAATGCGACATTCCTATTGGGTAGTTCCTTTGATGATGGAGAATCCAGAGATGTTAATGCGGAAATTAAGGAAAGCAGGATTTGACTCGACTACAGGAACTACCAGCTTAAAGTCACTAGCAAAAGAGGCAGTATTTGCAACTAAGTTAATGAATAGCGTTCTTTACTTACCGATTTATACGTCTGTTCCATCGGAAGAATTAACTCGCCTTGCACAATTAATTAATCTGAATAAGTAG